Proteins encoded in a region of the Armatimonadota bacterium genome:
- a CDS encoding nuclear transport factor 2 family protein, giving the protein MSSRVLARVVAEHLAALNGRDLDRLVSFYAEDAVLELPASPKVEGRAAIRRAFQVFFEQWEEQSTYDRVVVEGSTAAVEGITTGRHRTLHLRLPGRIPTGSSQYRHAFAAFLGFRNGKIVRHRVYYDARDLVRQLLGTGAGGR; this is encoded by the coding sequence TTGAGTTCCCGGGTCCTGGCCAGAGTCGTCGCGGAGCATCTGGCCGCCCTCAACGGTCGCGACCTGGACCGCCTGGTCTCGTTCTATGCCGAGGACGCCGTGCTGGAGCTGCCGGCCAGCCCGAAGGTGGAAGGGCGGGCGGCGATCCGCCGGGCCTTCCAGGTCTTCTTCGAGCAGTGGGAGGAGCAGAGCACCTACGACCGCGTCGTGGTGGAGGGCAGCACGGCCGCGGTGGAGGGGATCACCACAGGCCGCCACCGGACCCTCCACCTGCGCCTCCCCGGTCGCATCCCCACGGGGTCGTCGCAGTATCGGCATGCCTTTGCGGCGTTTTTGGGCTTCCGCAACGGAAAAATCGTCCGTCACCGCGTCTACTACGACGCCCGGGACCTCGTCAGGCAGCTCCTGGGAACCGGGGCAGGGGGGAGGTGA
- a CDS encoding aminotransferase class I/II-fold pyridoxal phosphate-dependent enzyme, translating into MGHTAARVGYFTESVIREMTRLSALHGGVNLAQGFPDFPPPAELVEAAARALQEGYHQYAITWGSPRLRRAIAEKFAWYNGVEVDPERHITVTCGATEAMIATLLAVADPGDEVVIFEPFYENYGPDTRLAGAVPRYVPLELEDPACAFDPDALARAFSPRTRAIIVNTPHNPTGKVFTRAELELIADLCRRHDALAITDEVYEHLVYDGREHVSLASLPGMAERTVTINSLSKTYSVTGWRVGWTIVRDAAIATAIRKAHDFLTVGAAAPLQEAGAVALRFPRTYYGDLAAMYQGKRDRLLDILRAAGFRCVVPFGAYYIMADISGLGHDDDAAFARMLVEEVGVACVPGGSFYHDPARGRRYVRFAYPKREETLAEVGRRLGRLTARINR; encoded by the coding sequence ATGGGACACACCGCGGCGCGGGTCGGCTACTTCACCGAGTCGGTCATCCGCGAGATGACCCGCCTGAGCGCCCTCCACGGCGGCGTCAACCTGGCCCAGGGGTTTCCCGACTTTCCCCCGCCCGCGGAGTTGGTGGAGGCCGCCGCCCGGGCCCTGCAGGAAGGCTACCATCAGTACGCCATCACCTGGGGGTCGCCCCGCCTGCGCAGGGCCATCGCCGAGAAGTTCGCCTGGTACAACGGCGTCGAGGTGGATCCCGAGCGGCACATCACCGTGACCTGCGGCGCCACCGAGGCGATGATCGCCACGTTGCTGGCCGTGGCCGATCCGGGCGACGAGGTCGTCATCTTCGAGCCGTTCTACGAGAACTACGGGCCCGACACGCGGCTGGCGGGAGCGGTGCCGCGGTACGTGCCGCTGGAGCTGGAGGATCCGGCCTGCGCCTTTGATCCCGACGCCCTGGCGCGGGCCTTTTCTCCCCGCACGCGGGCCATCATCGTCAACACCCCCCACAACCCCACGGGCAAGGTGTTCACCCGGGCCGAACTGGAGCTCATCGCCGACCTGTGCCGCCGCCATGACGCGCTGGCCATCACCGACGAGGTCTACGAGCATCTCGTCTATGACGGCCGGGAGCACGTCAGCCTGGCTTCGCTGCCCGGCATGGCGGAGCGCACGGTGACGATCAACAGCCTCAGCAAGACCTACAGCGTCACCGGCTGGCGCGTGGGGTGGACGATCGTCCGCGACGCCGCCATCGCCACGGCGATCCGCAAGGCCCACGACTTCCTCACCGTGGGCGCGGCCGCGCCGCTGCAGGAGGCCGGCGCCGTGGCCCTGCGCTTCCCCCGGACCTATTACGGCGACCTGGCCGCGATGTACCAGGGCAAACGGGATCGTCTGCTCGACATCCTGCGGGCGGCCGGCTTCCGGTGCGTTGTGCCCTTCGGGGCCTACTACATCATGGCGGATATCAGCGGGCTCGGCCACGATGACGACGCGGCCTTCGCCAGGATGCTGGTCGAAGAGGTGGGGGTGGCCTGCGTCCCGGGCGGCAGCTTCTACCACGATCCCGCGCGGGGGCGACGCTACGTCCGGTTCGCCTATCCCAAGCGGGAGGAGACGCTGGCGGAGGTCGGACGCCGGCTCGGCCGGCTCACCGCCCGGATCAACCGGTAG
- a CDS encoding aminotransferase class V-fold PLP-dependent enzyme codes for MAHPTTEPRSWEAWREEFPIFTRRLYYNTCSLCALARPVAAAVRAFLDQWEEWGASAWYGPWLAEIDALRAAFARLIGAAADEVAIFPSITAALTAVASAYDYRARPKVVLSDREFPTTVYQWLAKADRGVDVHLLRSPDPLTVPVDLYARAVDGRTQLVVASHVYFTSGAIQDLGALAAVAHAQGAHLLVDAYQSVGQLPTDVRATGVDFLVSGGLKWLLGGPGVAYLYARREVAASMRPADVGWFAHRNQFAFDVHRFEYADGARRFEGGTPAVGAVYAARAGMAIVEEIGVARLRERQVALLDHLVEAARAHGLHPRVPARLRDLAGIVTIPREDPAAVVAALRERQVVVDYRPGVVRLSPYFYNTPEDGERVVREIAALERRGIR; via the coding sequence ATGGCGCACCCGACGACCGAGCCGCGTTCCTGGGAAGCCTGGCGCGAGGAATTTCCCATCTTCACCCGCCGCCTGTACTACAACACCTGCTCCCTGTGCGCCCTGGCCCGACCTGTCGCCGCCGCCGTCCGCGCCTTCCTGGACCAGTGGGAGGAGTGGGGCGCCTCGGCGTGGTACGGACCGTGGCTCGCGGAGATCGACGCGCTGCGGGCGGCCTTTGCCCGGCTGATCGGGGCGGCGGCGGACGAGGTGGCGATCTTCCCCTCGATCACCGCGGCGCTGACCGCCGTGGCCAGCGCCTACGACTACCGGGCGCGGCCGAAGGTCGTGCTGAGCGACCGCGAGTTTCCCACCACGGTCTACCAGTGGCTGGCCAAGGCCGACCGCGGGGTCGACGTCCACCTCCTGCGCTCGCCGGACCCCCTGACCGTTCCCGTCGACCTCTATGCGCGCGCCGTCGACGGTCGGACCCAGCTGGTCGTGGCCTCGCACGTGTACTTCACCAGCGGGGCAATCCAGGATCTCGGCGCGCTGGCCGCCGTCGCCCATGCGCAGGGGGCGCATCTGCTGGTGGATGCCTACCAGTCCGTGGGTCAGCTCCCCACCGATGTCCGCGCCACCGGGGTGGACTTTCTGGTGAGCGGCGGGTTGAAGTGGCTGCTCGGCGGGCCGGGCGTCGCCTACCTGTACGCGCGCCGCGAGGTGGCCGCCTCGATGCGGCCGGCGGACGTCGGCTGGTTCGCCCACCGCAACCAGTTCGCCTTCGACGTCCACCGCTTCGAGTACGCCGACGGAGCGCGGCGGTTTGAGGGCGGGACCCCGGCGGTCGGGGCGGTGTACGCCGCGCGCGCCGGCATGGCGATCGTGGAGGAGATCGGGGTGGCGCGGTTGCGGGAGCGCCAGGTGGCGCTCCTCGACCACCTGGTGGAGGCGGCACGGGCCCACGGACTGCACCCGCGCGTGCCGGCACGACTCCGGGATCTCGCCGGGATCGTGACGATTCCCCGGGAGGATCCGGCTGCCGTCGTCGCGGCCCTGCGCGAGCGGCAGGTGGTGGTGGACTATCGGCCGGGGGTGGTCCGCCTGTCGCCGTACTTCTACAACACCCCCGAAGACGGCGAGCGGGTCGTGCGGGAGATCGCGGCGCTGGAGCGGCGGGGTATCCGATAG
- a CDS encoding histidine phosphatase family protein, whose product METVLYLVRHGMHDWLRPGANRLAGRLPGIPLNAEGRRQAQAIADRLAAVPLRWVAASPIQRTMETAEIIARPHGLEVTPDERLIEWALGPWEGMWIAEIQALYPEQWRIWREDPIHLRLEGAETLEEVAARMEAAAAEWMERGGHGVIVSHQDPLAALLCRLMDMPLCRMRALDVAPGSVSVVRRSRHGTVVEAVNSGVLLV is encoded by the coding sequence GTGGAGACTGTCCTCTACCTGGTGCGGCACGGGATGCACGACTGGTTGCGCCCCGGCGCCAACCGGCTGGCCGGCCGTCTGCCGGGCATCCCGCTCAATGCGGAGGGCCGCCGCCAGGCCCAGGCGATCGCCGACAGGCTGGCCGCGGTTCCCCTGCGCTGGGTGGCGGCCAGCCCGATCCAGCGGACGATGGAGACGGCGGAGATCATCGCCCGTCCCCACGGTCTTGAGGTCACGCCGGACGAGCGCCTGATCGAGTGGGCGCTGGGGCCGTGGGAGGGGATGTGGATCGCCGAGATTCAGGCCCTCTATCCGGAGCAGTGGCGGATCTGGCGGGAGGATCCGATCCACCTGCGGCTGGAGGGGGCGGAAACCCTCGAGGAGGTCGCGGCCCGGATGGAGGCCGCCGCCGCGGAGTGGATGGAGCGGGGCGGCCACGGCGTGATCGTCTCCCACCAGGATCCGCTGGCCGCTTTGCTCTGCCGGTTGATGGATATGCCGCTTTGTCGGATGCGCGCCCTGGACGTCGCTCCGGGATCGGTGTCCGTCGTCCGTCGCTCGCGGCACGGGACGGTCGTGGAAGCCGTCAACTCGGGGGTCCTCCTGGTATGA